A portion of the Lolium rigidum isolate FL_2022 chromosome 1, APGP_CSIRO_Lrig_0.1, whole genome shotgun sequence genome contains these proteins:
- the LOC124684617 gene encoding basic blue protein-like — MHMPPSQLLAAALVSALLLLWRPAGAAEYTVGGDGINGWDTGTNYATWAQAQSFVAGDALLFNYVKSQHNVYEVTEAAYRSCDATAPGSVLATYDTGFDRIVLPDAKTYWFICEIPNHCIGGMKLAVNVSGAGAPGGSPTIDVPPPSPSAATRSSWTAAWGGLVVLGVVHVLVNLAA; from the exons ATGCATATGCCACCGTCTCAGCTGCTGGCAGCGGCCTTGGTCTCCGCTCTGCTGCTCTTGTGGCGGCCGGCGGGCGCGGCCGAGTACACCGTCGGCGGCGACGGCATCAACGGCTGGGACACCGGCACCAACTACGCCACATGGGCGCAGGCCCAAtccttcgtcgccggcgacgcccTAC TGTTCAACTACGTCAAGAGCCAGCACAACGTGTACGAGGTCACCGAGGCGGCCTACCGGTCCTGCGACGCCACCGCCCCCGGCTCCGTGCTCGCCACCTACGACACCGGCTTCGACAGGATCGTGCTCCCCGACGCCAAGACCTACTGGTTCATCTGCGAGATCCCCAACCACTGCATCGGGGGCATGAAGCTCGCCGTCAACGTCTCCGGCGCCGGGGCTCCCGGCGGATCGCCGACGATAGACGTTCCGCCGCCTTCTCCGTCGGCGGCCACCAGGAGCAGCTGGACAGCGGCGTGGGGAGGGTTGGTGGTGCTCGGCGTGGTGCACGTCCTGGTCAACCTGGCTGCCTAG